From a single Rhodococcus qingshengii JCM 15477 genomic region:
- a CDS encoding amidohydrolase family protein, whose product MCTEEVPSTGPEEIAEVRAFWRELGVPGVIDVHTHFMPKSVMDKVWGYFDSAGPMIGRPWPIAYRLAEEERVHRLREFGVRAFTSMIYPHKHAMAEWLNQWAVEFAAQTPDCLHTATFYPEESAASYVGKALESGARIFKSHIQVGNYDPNDPLLDKVWGQLEDSETPIVIHCGSGPAPGEYTGPDRIASLLARYPRLSLIVAHMGMPEYSEFLDLAEAYGNVRLDTTMAFTDFTEEQCAFPKVDVSRLVDMQDRILFGSDFPNIPYPYLTALQAVTRFDLGDEWLRAVVHDNAAKLFSVC is encoded by the coding sequence GTGTGTACCGAAGAGGTCCCATCGACCGGACCGGAGGAGATCGCCGAGGTTCGGGCTTTTTGGCGCGAGTTGGGTGTTCCTGGCGTGATCGACGTCCATACCCATTTCATGCCGAAGAGCGTCATGGACAAGGTGTGGGGCTACTTCGATTCGGCGGGACCGATGATCGGTCGACCTTGGCCGATCGCGTACCGACTTGCCGAGGAGGAGCGGGTACACCGTCTCCGCGAGTTCGGTGTCCGGGCTTTCACGTCGATGATCTACCCGCACAAGCACGCGATGGCCGAGTGGCTCAATCAGTGGGCCGTCGAATTTGCCGCGCAAACGCCCGATTGCCTGCACACGGCCACGTTCTATCCCGAGGAGTCGGCGGCGTCGTACGTCGGCAAGGCATTGGAGTCGGGCGCGCGAATCTTCAAGTCCCACATCCAGGTCGGAAACTACGATCCGAACGACCCTCTGCTCGACAAGGTCTGGGGGCAACTCGAGGACTCCGAGACGCCCATCGTGATCCACTGTGGTTCGGGACCGGCGCCGGGGGAGTACACGGGACCTGATCGCATTGCTTCGCTGCTCGCACGGTACCCGCGCCTGTCGTTGATCGTCGCCCACATGGGGATGCCCGAGTACAGCGAATTCCTCGATCTGGCAGAGGCTTACGGCAATGTCCGCCTGGATACGACCATGGCGTTCACCGACTTCACGGAAGAGCAGTGTGCCTTCCCGAAGGTAGACGTATCACGGCTCGTCGACATGCAGGACCGGATTCTGTTCGGTAGCGACTTCCCGAACATTCCGTACCCGTATCTCACAGCCTTGCAAGCGGTTACGCGCTTCGATCTCGGAGACGAATGGCTGCGAGCCGTCGTGCACGACAACGCCGCCAAGCTCTTCTCGGTGTGCTGA
- a CDS encoding SDR family NAD(P)-dependent oxidoreductase produces MRLNGKVAIVTGGAGGIGRAVTRVFAREGAKVLFVDINEEQGQALEQELAGSGKFLNVDLAAAGSAEQIRDAALEAFGKLDILVNNAHASRQAPLLETTQDMFDLSFNTGFYPVVHLMQACHDELAKTKGSVVNFASGSGLDGMPTQTSYAAAKEAVRGLTRVVANEWAPEGIRVNVVCPFAATEGVVKWQEAFPERAAASVAKVPLGRIGDPETDIAPVVVFLASDDSKYMTGQTLMADGGSIKLR; encoded by the coding sequence ATGAGGTTGAACGGCAAGGTAGCGATCGTCACCGGCGGCGCCGGTGGAATCGGTCGCGCTGTCACCCGAGTCTTCGCCCGTGAAGGCGCGAAGGTCCTGTTCGTCGACATCAACGAGGAGCAGGGCCAGGCCCTCGAACAAGAACTGGCCGGCTCCGGCAAGTTCCTGAACGTCGACCTTGCTGCCGCCGGTTCGGCCGAGCAGATCCGTGACGCCGCGCTCGAGGCTTTCGGCAAGCTCGACATCCTGGTGAACAACGCTCACGCGTCCCGTCAGGCTCCGTTGCTCGAAACCACGCAGGACATGTTCGACCTGTCCTTCAACACCGGTTTCTACCCCGTTGTCCACCTCATGCAGGCGTGCCACGACGAACTCGCGAAGACCAAGGGTTCCGTCGTCAACTTCGCGTCGGGTTCAGGTTTGGACGGAATGCCGACCCAGACGTCCTACGCTGCGGCCAAGGAAGCTGTGCGAGGCCTGACGCGCGTCGTCGCCAACGAGTGGGCGCCGGAAGGCATTCGGGTCAACGTGGTCTGCCCGTTCGCCGCCACCGAAGGCGTCGTCAAGTGGCAGGAAGCCTTCCCTGAGCGCGCAGCCGCATCGGTTGCCAAGGTGCCTCTCGGACGCATCGGTGATCCCGAAACCGACATCGCTCCCGTCGTGGTGTTCCTGGCGAGCGACGATTCCAAGTACATGACGGGTCAGACGTTGATGGCCGACGGCGGCAGCATCAAACTGCGCTGA
- a CDS encoding acyl-CoA synthetase, whose amino-acid sequence MSLNLADLYEGISDLIPDRTALVCDGRRRTYVELDEGSNRIARHLASVGVGPGDHVALHMRNSIEFVESLLGCLKIRAVPINVNYRYVDAELTYLYNDSQSVALIVDEEFVSVVETVLPAAPGIKHVVVVGKSVVRDIEGVDVVGYADAAAEQPATRDFAPRSNDDLFVIYTGGTTGMPKGVMWRHEDFYFAALTGGNPFGPPHTTAEALFAAVPNVPAMNMLSTAPLMHGAASYSLFTGFFMGANAILMARFDAKATLQLAGSEKAVSITVVGDAMARPLADELAANAADYDLSTVGMVSSGGALFSLSLREQLKSMLPNLVIRDGFGSSESGVDGNLEIGEDGLMRIAARDETRVVDERMRPLEPGSPETGYIARSGHVPVGYFNDPVKTAATFPVIDGVRMSVLGDVGRVEADGSIVLLGRGSQCINTGGEKVYPEEVEQALKSHPAVLDALVAGIPDAKFGERVAAVITTREGFDVPDAAEIGEHCASQVARYKVPRTVMNVPSIRRSPSGKADYRWAKATLAEQVS is encoded by the coding sequence GTGTCACTGAATTTGGCAGATCTGTACGAGGGCATCTCGGATCTGATTCCGGACCGCACGGCGCTCGTGTGCGATGGTCGTCGTCGCACCTACGTCGAGCTGGACGAGGGCTCGAATCGCATCGCCCGCCACCTGGCGAGCGTCGGTGTCGGGCCCGGCGATCACGTTGCTCTGCACATGCGCAACAGCATCGAGTTCGTCGAGAGTTTGCTCGGCTGCCTCAAGATTCGTGCGGTCCCGATCAACGTCAACTATCGCTACGTCGACGCCGAACTGACCTATCTGTACAACGATTCGCAGTCGGTGGCACTGATTGTGGACGAGGAGTTCGTTTCCGTCGTGGAGACGGTTCTCCCGGCCGCGCCCGGCATCAAGCACGTCGTTGTCGTCGGCAAGTCCGTGGTCCGCGACATCGAAGGTGTCGACGTCGTTGGATACGCCGACGCTGCCGCGGAGCAGCCCGCTACTCGTGACTTCGCGCCCCGCAGCAACGACGACCTCTTTGTCATCTACACCGGCGGCACGACGGGGATGCCCAAGGGTGTCATGTGGCGTCATGAAGACTTCTACTTCGCGGCGCTCACCGGCGGAAATCCGTTCGGTCCGCCGCACACGACCGCTGAGGCTCTGTTCGCCGCGGTGCCGAACGTCCCCGCGATGAACATGCTCAGTACCGCACCCCTGATGCACGGTGCGGCGTCGTACTCGCTGTTCACCGGATTCTTCATGGGCGCCAACGCAATTCTCATGGCGCGGTTCGACGCGAAGGCGACGCTGCAGCTCGCCGGAAGTGAGAAGGCCGTCTCCATCACCGTCGTCGGAGACGCGATGGCACGTCCGCTCGCAGACGAATTGGCAGCAAACGCAGCAGATTACGACCTCAGCACGGTCGGAATGGTCTCGTCCGGCGGAGCCTTGTTCTCGCTCTCACTGCGGGAGCAGCTCAAGTCGATGCTTCCGAACCTGGTGATCCGCGACGGATTCGGCTCCTCGGAGTCGGGCGTCGACGGCAATCTGGAGATCGGCGAAGACGGCCTGATGCGCATCGCCGCTCGCGACGAGACCCGCGTCGTGGACGAAAGGATGCGGCCGCTGGAGCCGGGATCGCCCGAGACCGGCTACATCGCTCGCAGCGGTCACGTGCCGGTCGGCTACTTCAATGATCCGGTCAAGACCGCGGCTACGTTCCCGGTGATCGACGGGGTGCGGATGTCGGTGCTCGGCGACGTCGGACGCGTGGAAGCCGACGGCTCGATCGTCTTGCTGGGACGTGGTTCTCAGTGCATCAACACCGGCGGGGAGAAGGTGTATCCGGAAGAGGTCGAGCAGGCGCTCAAGAGTCACCCGGCGGTGCTCGACGCTTTGGTCGCGGGAATTCCGGATGCGAAGTTCGGTGAGCGCGTCGCTGCGGTCATCACGACCCGCGAAGGCTTCGACGTCCCGGACGCTGCCGAGATCGGTGAGCATTGCGCGTCGCAGGTCGCTCGGTACAAAGTGCCGCGCACCGTCATGAACGTTCCGTCGATCAGGCGTTCTCCCAGCGGAAAGGCCGACTATCGCTGGGCCAAGGCCACTCTCGCCGAGCAAGTCTCCTAG
- a CDS encoding 3-oxoacyl-ACP reductase has protein sequence MTQSLSLEGKVAAVTGAGAGLGRAEALGLAAAGAAVIVNDMGTAANDVVDEIKAAGGQALAITGDVSDWSLGGRIIEEAVKNFGSFDILVNNAGILRDKMIFNLTESDWDDVIRVHLKGHAATSHAAAVHWRAASKAADAPVYGRIINTSSEAFLFGSAGQPNYSAAKAGITALTLSSAAGLSRYGVRTNAICPRARTAMTAEAFGENNTGVVGLDPLAPERVATLVSYLASPDSDEINGQVFVVYGKMVALMEAPKVENRFDAAGSAFTVEELGGQLSSYFSGRGPYETYAAYSIAGLEKIALAVDETATV, from the coding sequence ATGACGCAATCACTGAGCTTGGAAGGCAAAGTTGCCGCCGTCACCGGCGCCGGCGCCGGCCTGGGTCGCGCCGAAGCACTCGGACTCGCGGCTGCCGGTGCAGCCGTCATCGTCAACGACATGGGTACAGCGGCCAACGACGTGGTCGACGAGATCAAGGCCGCAGGTGGACAGGCACTCGCCATCACCGGCGACGTCTCCGACTGGTCACTCGGCGGGCGCATCATCGAAGAGGCCGTCAAGAACTTCGGATCATTCGACATCCTCGTCAACAATGCAGGCATCCTGCGCGACAAGATGATCTTCAACCTGACCGAATCCGATTGGGACGACGTCATCCGCGTGCACCTCAAGGGCCACGCCGCCACCTCGCACGCAGCCGCAGTCCACTGGCGCGCAGCCAGCAAGGCAGCCGACGCACCGGTCTACGGCCGCATCATCAACACCTCTTCCGAGGCCTTCCTCTTCGGCAGCGCCGGACAGCCCAACTACTCGGCAGCCAAGGCCGGCATCACCGCTCTGACGCTCTCGAGCGCAGCAGGTCTCTCCCGCTACGGCGTCCGCACCAACGCGATCTGCCCCCGTGCCCGCACCGCCATGACGGCAGAAGCCTTCGGCGAGAACAACACCGGCGTCGTCGGCCTCGATCCGCTTGCACCCGAGCGCGTCGCGACCCTGGTCAGCTACCTCGCATCCCCCGATTCCGACGAGATCAACGGACAGGTCTTCGTCGTCTACGGCAAGATGGTGGCGTTGATGGAAGCACCCAAGGTCGAGAACCGTTTCGACGCAGCCGGATCCGCGTTCACCGTCGAAGAACTCGGTGGCCAGCTCTCGTCTTACTTCTCCGGCCGTGGGCCGTACGAGACCTACGCCGCCTACAGCATCGCCGGCCTCGAAAAGATCGCACTTGCAGTCGACGAGACCGCAACAGTTTGA